A region of the Vibrio chagasii genome:
CCACCTCCAAGCACTCTTACATTGTCTTTTCTTCTTAGTGATTTCCAGGCTGTGCTCTCTTCTGCGCTGAGGTTTGATGGTTGGTAATCCAAGTTAGCGTATCGCGATACCACTACTTGTTTTTGCATGTTTTCTGAAAGGTTGTCGATAATATTGGTTGTCACTTTGCCGTCAGAGTAGGCCATCACTAACACTTCGTCATTGTCTTCCAGTGCCGAGGTTAGGGCTGTTTGGTTGCCTTCGTTATATTGAACGTCTCGGTAACCTTGTGTCTCCCCTGTTTTTTGACCGGAAATCGCTCGGTATAGCAGGTTCTTTTTCCTTTTTTTAAGCGAGCTCAGTGGCGTTTCGTTCGCGTCACTGTATAGGTTGACCACTTTGATGTCGTTCTGTGCTGCGTATTTCAAAATGGAACTCTGGTTACTAAGGCCTCTTCGTGTGAGCGCTGGTGAGTTTTGTAGGCTTTGGGAAAGGCGCTGTTCGGTTGCATCAACGATAACAATCGCAGGGTTATTCCCTTCACTTAATGATTGTTGGAGCGCTTGTTTAACTTCTATATGAGCTTGCTTTCCTTCTAAGGTATCCCATTTAGGTGCGTGCTGAGGTGTTGCAGATGGTCTAGTTTCAAGGGGGTAGGGTTGATAGTCGTAATGCTCTTTTGGCCAATAAGTATTGCGCTTCTCTTTTCCTAGATCATCAGCTAAATGAAACTCGCTCACCACTTTTTCATTTTTTAAATACGCCTTAGCCTTTTCTTGTCCGAGTGCTTTCCAATGGAAATACATCTCTTCGCGAAGGTTGATCATTGATTGTCTCGCACTACTGATTTCCGTTACAGGATCTCGCCCATTTTCAGCATTGTTGTAGTGTGTAATTCCTGTCGTTTGGTACTCATAATTCGGAATGACATATTCTGTGATTTGGTTGGTGTCGGGATGTCGATGAGACAGAGGTGTACTGCCTTGTGGAACAGCGCCAGAAGAAAAATCTCGAGCGTGGATCAGCTCATGTCCTAAAGCGACGGTTTGATCAAATGGTGTTTTCTTTCCTGGAATGTTAACCATCTCTGTGGTGGAGAAGAGAATCGTATTCGATACACCTTTGCCATTGAATTGTCGTTGCCATGCCAGTGAAGCCTTTTGCTGGTCTTCGAACAACGAAGGTACTGTCTCGAATAGTCGGCCTGGGCCTTCAGGTTCCCTGATCACCGTGACAACAGTAGCCTTTGATTGATCGACTCCGATCGTATGTTCTATTAGCGGTTCCACAGCATCATCGGGTGCATTTACTGGTTCGTAGGTAGCGATTTGTCGCAAAATCTCACGCCCTGTTGGCGATAGTTGCAGGTTGCGAATCAACACGCTCATGTCTGCAAGGTAGGCGTCACTCTTGGTTTGCACGTATAGATTTCTGGACATGCGATAAAGGTTTCCATAAGCCCCGGAATTGTATCCTTCGATGACTCTTACGCCGTCTGGATCATCATAAAAGAGTCCAAATTCAGATCCTTTTCCAGCAAATGTATGGCTTGAATTGATGAGCAGCATCAAGGTCAAAAGGGTTAGTGTAATTTTATGTTTCATAGACTTATTCCTCTAATGCCAATTGAATTTCAATCCAATCTTCTAGCTCTCTAAGCAGCATATGGTTGATGTGTGGAAGCATGGTAAAGTCATCCTCTTTAACGATGGCTCCTAATTGTGTTACTGCCGTTTGAATATCCCCTTGGCTTAACGCGCTCTTGATATCAACTAGGTCCGACCAAAGCTGGTGGGTAGAGATTTCCCCAATTTGAAACGCAATGTTGTCTTGATGGTCTTGTGATAGGTAGCTCAGATGAAGAGGTGATAGCGTGCTGTTGAACAGTTGATGTTTACTGTTGGTTGATATATTTGATTCTGACTGTTGATGCTGTGCGATTTGAAGATAGAGAGAAAGATCGCCCAATAAATACTGAAGTTGGTTGGCACTTGTCGCTTTCATCGCCTTTTCCGTTATGCTGTCAATGGCGTTTTGAAAGTTTTGCTCAAAGTGAGAGTCAGGTTGCGACATCACGTTATCGAGTATGTCTGCCATTTGAGGGGCATAAAACCTAAGGTTTGCTGCAGAGTATACGCTTGGGTAGGGTACTGAGTAATTGAGAGAGCGTATGTAAGAAAGGGTAATAGCGATCTTGAATTGAGGCTGAATAAAGTGTTTAAAAATTTCATATTGTTTGATTTGATCTAATACCCCACCACTTGGTCGTTCTGTTAGCAGCAGCTCGTACCAACGGCTAATCTGATACCAACTGTTGCGATTATTGGGGTCTGAGCTGTCAACTCCTTTGCTCTCCAAGTAATCATTGAAAGACGTTTGGTAGGGGAGAGCTTCTATGTTTGCTAACTTGGACAGGAGATCTTCAAATAGTTTGTTCGACGACTGGCCAGATATATAGGCGTTAGCAGTACTGATTAATTGAGTTTTAAATAAGCCAACTGGCCAACCAGCAATAACTCTCGATGCAACATGCTCTTCGACATTAAGTTCAACCTTTTTTAGCAACACTTCTGATAACTCTGGGTCCTTTATAGGGTGGTAAGTATCGTATAATGCACCAGAATCTTTACATGCATCGACAGAGGCTTGAATGCCTCCGGGTACAATGGCAGGAACTCCCCAACACTCTCTGGCTGGGCGTATCAGTAAGGTAGCCGTTTTAAGTTGCTCTTCACTGAGATAATCAAGCCCCCAAACTTCGTTTGCATACTCTCTCAATCCACTTTGCCTGACTTGAAATTCCAATGTACTTCGGTTGATTTTGCTGTGTGTTATGATCGATGCGACGTGAGGTTTTGCCCTTTCTATTAGCCTGTTAACTATGTTCATTCTGTGCGTGGATAGTCGGCGTAAAGCGATTTCAACGAGCTCTCTTTTCTTGCTATGTAATTTTAAAGCGAGCGCGTGGTAGTCATCTTTGCTTAGGTTATTAACTAAATTGTCAATTCGTGAGGGCCCTTCAGTACGAATACAGCGTTCTAGTTCTGTTAAAGAAGAGTGAACGTTGTGGCATAGCGGCTGGTGCAGATTTGATTCAGGCGATACATGCGCGATAGATTTCAACATTTCTAAATCAATGCGTGCCATTTGTTTAGAAAGTTGCCTATCGTATGCAGCGGTCAGTCGGCGATATTCTGTGTCAGCTTCAAGAAGTAAGTGGTCGACATACATTTCGGCACTCTGTAATACGTGATTGTCGTATTTGTTAAGTAGAGCAATTGCGTCCTTTTTTTTGTGATGGAAGCGATAAAAATCTGGCGAGTGGTCACTAAACACGTAATGTGATTGGTTTTCAAACTCTTCAATTTTTTCTTTCGCTGCGAAGTACTTAATATCATTCGACAATAGGTTTAACTCATCACCAACGAGAGGAACGATGGAAAAAACAGAAGCGGCTTCATCAAGACGAGTAGAGGATTCCTGAGAGAATGTACTTACCATGTTGTCTAGCCAAAAGCCCACGGCGACCGCATCTCCAACTGGCCCTAAAACTTCGAGCGTAGAAGAGCCCGCTTTACCGAGGCGGTTGAATAGACTTTGTTCGCTTAGTGTACTTTCAAAAGTTTGCGGGACGCTCGCCAGTGCTTGCTCTGTTTGTGGCCAAGCTGCCGAGAAAGAGTTTGTATGAGCATCGTGCTCAAGTTCGCCTAGTGCAATGCCAAACTGTGGCTCTGAATAAACTTCGTTTCGAGCCCAGGACGTAATACGATTCTGGTTAATCGCATCTAATGATTGAGTATCTTGGACGTCGTCACTAAGACAAAATGCGACGGATAAGGGGCTATAGACAATGGCTGCGAACCGCCATAAATGGATTTTCTTGGTCATATTTAGATAGTGCCTTTCTTTGGTGGTTGGGAGGAAAAACACTTCTCAAACAGTGTTCACTGACGACAGAGGGAACCTGCCCAGAACAGTTGTTGAATAAGTGCTTTAGTTTACTTTTGGATACGGAGGTAACACAAAGCTCACCACCGGAGTGATGAGCTTAGTGTTTGAGTACAGGCGTGTTTTTAGTGTTGTATTGGAGTAATCATTAGCTGAGCATCGTGATAACCGAGTCGATTTAGTGCTTCAGGATCGAAATCGGTCTCAACAGTTATATCGCCCGCATAGTAGGTTTTGTGGTTGGTTAATATGTTCACGGCATCAAATGAATCGACAGAGTGCTCAGCACCGATATCGATCATCCCAGAGTATTGTGACTCGGCATTAAACTGACCAGAAACATAAGAGTAGAAGGGGCGAACACTCGCGCCAGCGGCATATTGCATGCTGCTCAGGCCATATTCGTTGATTGCCCAACTCCAGTCCCACCATTTCATCTCACCGGGAATATAACGGTGGTCCCATTGGTAGCGGATATTCGCTTGCTCTTCGCTGTTGGTGCCCATGGTAAATGTGTGAGAGAGCGTAGGGCGGTTAGTCGGGTGTGAAACCAACGCATTACCACTGTAACGAAGAAAGCCTGTGAAGTTTACGTCGTAACTCATATTAGCTTTGATGCGATAAGGGTAAGAGATGGTAGAGCGTAAGAACTCAACTCTAAATGGTAATACTGATCGAGCAGGTACCGTTAAGATGGCTTGAAGGTCACTCGCCTTAGAGCGCTGCCCACTATTGGTATCAGCGAAATGCTGGCCTTTTTCTAACACCACTCGAACATCGGTTTTTCCAGCTTGAGGCCAGTTAAAGTCTTCGTTCATCAAGACAACATCTGCAAGGTCAAAACGATTGGTCTTATTCCACTGCGTTGATTGTAAGAAATGAAGATCGACGATGATCTGTTTAGGCTGCTCGGTCTTATTGATGGCGTAAGCTGAAAGGGTGTTAATTAGCTCTTGGTCTGTTTCTTGAACGGTACCGTATGAGAAGCCTTTCGTATCGAGCGTGTAAGCGAAGTTATCGACGGTGATTGTCGTTTTCTCATTACAACGGTCACCTGTACAACTGCCATTACTATTTCCCTTGATCTCCCAGCCATCGTTAAGCTGATTTATCGCCATGTCTTGGCCCACATAGAGTCCGTCATCGCCACCTACCCATGCATAACCAAGGTTGTGTGCGAGATATGCTAAAGGCCTGATGAAGTACGCATTGTCATTGACCAAGCTTCTCTGAACCCCAAGGTTACTGCTTTCTTGGATTGCTTGCGCTGGGTAGTATGGTAACCCCGCTTCTGGTTTATTGGGGTAACACCAGGTTTTGTCACTTAACTCTCCATGCTTAATAAGCCCGTGGTAACCAGAGCCCATGATCACCCAATCATCTTTAAGACCAAAGATATCCCAAACGTTCATACGAGAAACAAGCGCAGCTTTGTGTTCCTGCGCTTCAGTATGAGTCAGTGGGCGATAGTCGGAGCGACAAACATCCTCACCGAGGTTATCCAACACGACTTGGTCTGAATAGATTTTGGCATTAACAGAATAAGACGTTAATGATGTGGCAGCGATAAAGAGCGCAGTTTTACTGACGTTGAACATTAATGAGTTCCTAATTGCCATTGTTTGGCTTTTTTATTAGATATTATTTATATGTGTTATTTGAAGCCGAGGGCTCCTAGCGGCGTGTACTCTGTCATATAAAACGATCGCAAAAATACTGAATTGAATTGAAAAGAAATTCTCTTTAATTTCAGTTATTTTTAGTGATTAAAGTGTCATTTGATAAAGATTTTTCTCTTTATTCTCTGTCTTTTTTATTGAGCGGTGCGTACTCAGGTACGGGATACCTTTTGAGGTGTGTGTAAGGCTTTCGATGAAATGATGAAAGGTGGCGAGTTCAACAAACAGGTTGATACTGATTGTCTTGCATAGATGGTAAAGAACATAGACAAAACAGATACAAAAATGCAGCGATAACCCAAGGGTTGTCGCTGCATTTTCATTTATAGTGATTTGACTACCTTACTTAGAGCAGCCTTCGGTAATCGGCGAGTGTCTTCTTACGCGTCGCCTGGTTTTTCGCGTTTGCTGTTCCAACCCATAAAGTTGTAGATGTTGTATCGCGCAAACCCGATTTGTTCATGCAGAGCAAAGTCTGTTACCGCAAAGTTATACCATAATGGCAGCCATGAAGTTTGAGCTGCCATGTAATCAGCTCTCACTGGAATCACGTTCAATCCAAAGTGGTTGAAGTAGAGTTCACTACGGCGAATGTGCAGGCCAGATGAAACCAGCACAATGTTGTCGAATTGGTGATGTTTCATCAGATCGCTGGTCAGCTGCGCATTTTTCCAAGTGTTCACGCTGTTCGGCTCCTGGATAAGGTCGGCGATTGGAACACCCAGTCTAAGCAGTTGTTGCTCGTAAATTTCAGCCTCTGTGACACCGTTATTCTGAGCATCACCACCACTGATGATTACTTTGCATGTAGTTTGCGTTTTAGCACACTCTTTATATTGGCTTGCCGTTTCACTGATTCGGCCATAAGAGAAAAAGGTGGGCTCGAACTCTTGTGTGCTTTTAATTAGCTGCGTGCCTGCACCAAGAAGAACAATCGCATTATTATCCGACCATTGGATCTCAGGCTTGCTTTCGTAATTCG
Encoded here:
- a CDS encoding M91 family zinc metallopeptidase, which encodes MKHKITLTLLTLMLLINSSHTFAGKGSEFGLFYDDPDGVRVIEGYNSGAYGNLYRMSRNLYVQTKSDAYLADMSVLIRNLQLSPTGREILRQIATYEPVNAPDDAVEPLIEHTIGVDQSKATVVTVIREPEGPGRLFETVPSLFEDQQKASLAWQRQFNGKGVSNTILFSTTEMVNIPGKKTPFDQTVALGHELIHARDFSSGAVPQGSTPLSHRHPDTNQITEYVIPNYEYQTTGITHYNNAENGRDPVTEISSARQSMINLREEMYFHWKALGQEKAKAYLKNEKVVSEFHLADDLGKEKRNTYWPKEHYDYQPYPLETRPSATPQHAPKWDTLEGKQAHIEVKQALQQSLSEGNNPAIVIVDATEQRLSQSLQNSPALTRRGLSNQSSILKYAAQNDIKVVNLYSDANETPLSSLKKRKKNLLYRAISGQKTGETQGYRDVQYNEGNQTALTSALEDNDEVLVMAYSDGKVTTNIIDNLSENMQKQVVVSRYANLDYQPSNLSAEESTAWKSLRRKDNVRVLGGGSRSRFNICSIQ
- a CDS encoding aerolysin family beta-barrel pore-forming toxin, which gives rise to MFNVSKTALFIAATSLTSYSVNAKIYSDQVVLDNLGEDVCRSDYRPLTHTEAQEHKAALVSRMNVWDIFGLKDDWVIMGSGYHGLIKHGELSDKTWCYPNKPEAGLPYYPAQAIQESSNLGVQRSLVNDNAYFIRPLAYLAHNLGYAWVGGDDGLYVGQDMAINQLNDGWEIKGNSNGSCTGDRCNEKTTITVDNFAYTLDTKGFSYGTVQETDQELINTLSAYAINKTEQPKQIIVDLHFLQSTQWNKTNRFDLADVVLMNEDFNWPQAGKTDVRVVLEKGQHFADTNSGQRSKASDLQAILTVPARSVLPFRVEFLRSTISYPYRIKANMSYDVNFTGFLRYSGNALVSHPTNRPTLSHTFTMGTNSEEQANIRYQWDHRYIPGEMKWWDWSWAINEYGLSSMQYAAGASVRPFYSYVSGQFNAESQYSGMIDIGAEHSVDSFDAVNILTNHKTYYAGDITVETDFDPEALNRLGYHDAQLMITPIQH
- a CDS encoding YdcF family protein, which encodes MSFIILLLLLLLVFITRLLQWRATSTFLSLVLISSFVLIGTGLIPRYLLDDLQANYESKPEIQWSDNNAIVLLGAGTQLIKSTQEFEPTFFSYGRISETASQYKECAKTQTTCKVIISGGDAQNNGVTEAEIYEQQLLRLGVPIADLIQEPNSVNTWKNAQLTSDLMKHHQFDNIVLVSSGLHIRRSELYFNHFGLNVIPVRADYMAAQTSWLPLWYNFAVTDFALHEQIGFARYNIYNFMGWNSKREKPGDA